From one bacterium genomic stretch:
- a CDS encoding sodium-translocating pyrophosphatase → MDYSLLITIIGSVFALGYTYYLAKFILKRPEGTPEMIEVAEAVRTGARAYLKRQYKGVGVFFSVIFIILLLLSIFNYLPIFVPFAFLTGGFFSALSGYIGMTIATRSSARTAFAAKNSLNSALRIAFSAGLVMGLVVVGLALLDISIWYNLLTWYYRSRGYGIEERLRYITSTMICFGMGASAQALFARVGGGIYTKGADVGADLVGKVEAGIPEDDPRNPAVIADNVGDNVGDVAGMGADLYESYTDAIIATMALAYAAGLGLKGVSLPMLIATIGVISSIIGSFLVKASEDASQANLLRALRRGIYFASILVVIFSYPAVVLLLGYQYKGLYVSILSGIIAGVIIGFFTEFFTSDTYPPTKAVAKSALTGHATVIIEGISTGMLSTIAPVLTVVIATICAYVFAGGLYEPELGLYGIGLAGVGLLSTLGITLATDAYGPVADNAGGNAEMTHQPPFVRQRTDALDALGNTTAATGKGFAIGSAALTALALIAAYKDQIVLLGGKLDMSIMNFRVLCGIFIGAMYPFFFCSMALKAVGRAAQQIVQEVRRQFKEISGLLEGKAKPDYAKAVDICTKSAQKEMLLPSILTVLLPIIVGILLGVDGVVGLLVGALTSGFAVAIMMANSGASWDNAKKYIEKGNFGGKGTDVHKASVTGDTVGDPFKDTAGPSLNILIKLISIVSIVFAGFIVKNSIFK, encoded by the coding sequence ATGGATTATTCTTTATTGATTACAATTATAGGTTCAGTTTTTGCACTCGGTTATACCTATTATTTAGCAAAATTTATTCTTAAAAGACCCGAAGGAACACCTGAAATGATAGAAGTTGCAGAAGCTGTAAGAACCGGTGCAAGAGCATATTTAAAAAGGCAATACAAAGGAGTTGGAGTATTTTTCAGTGTTATTTTTATTATACTTTTATTACTATCTATTTTTAATTATCTACCTATTTTTGTCCCTTTTGCTTTTTTAACAGGTGGTTTTTTCTCTGCTTTAAGTGGATATATTGGAATGACAATTGCGACAAGGTCCAGTGCAAGAACTGCATTTGCTGCTAAAAATTCTTTAAATAGTGCTTTAAGAATTGCTTTTTCTGCAGGACTTGTTATGGGGCTTGTTGTTGTTGGACTTGCACTTTTAGATATAAGTATCTGGTATAACCTTCTTACCTGGTATTACAGAAGTAGAGGATATGGAATTGAAGAAAGATTAAGATACATAACCTCCACAATGATATGTTTTGGTATGGGAGCAAGTGCACAGGCACTTTTTGCAAGAGTTGGAGGAGGTATTTATACAAAAGGAGCAGATGTTGGAGCAGACCTTGTGGGAAAAGTTGAAGCAGGAATTCCTGAAGATGACCCGAGAAACCCGGCAGTTATTGCAGATAATGTAGGAGATAATGTAGGAGATGTTGCTGGAATGGGAGCAGACCTTTACGAATCATATACAGATGCAATAATAGCAACAATGGCTCTTGCTTATGCAGCAGGACTTGGACTTAAAGGTGTCTCCCTTCCTATGTTAATTGCAACAATAGGAGTTATTTCATCAATAATAGGTTCTTTTCTTGTCAAAGCAAGTGAAGATGCAAGTCAGGCAAATTTATTAAGGGCTTTAAGAAGAGGTATTTATTTTGCTTCAATTTTAGTTGTTATATTTTCCTATCCTGCAGTTGTATTACTTCTTGGTTACCAGTATAAAGGACTTTATGTTTCAATTTTAAGTGGAATAATAGCAGGTGTTATAATTGGATTTTTTACAGAATTTTTTACATCAGATACCTATCCACCAACAAAGGCAGTTGCTAAAAGTGCTTTAACAGGACATGCTACTGTAATTATAGAGGGTATTTCAACAGGAATGTTATCAACAATTGCTCCTGTTTTAACCGTTGTTATTGCCACAATCTGTGCTTATGTTTTTGCAGGTGGACTTTATGAACCTGAACTCGGACTTTACGGAATTGGACTTGCTGGAGTTGGACTTTTGAGTACTCTTGGAATTACACTTGCAACAGATGCTTATGGACCTGTTGCGGATAATGCAGGAGGAAATGCAGAAATGACACATCAGCCACCATTTGTTAGACAGAGGACAGATGCTCTTGATGCTCTTGGAAATACAACTGCTGCAACAGGTAAGGGTTTTGCCATTGGTTCTGCTGCTTTGACTGCTCTTGCTCTAATTGCTGCATATAAGGACCAGATTGTTTTACTCGGTGGAAAACTTGATATGTCAATAATGAATTTTAGAGTTTTATGCGGTATTTTTATTGGTGCCATGTATCCATTCTTTTTCTGCTCAATGGCTTTAAAAGCAGTTGGAAGAGCAGCACAGCAGATAGTTCAGGAAGTAAGAAGACAGTTTAAAGAAATTTCAGGACTTCTTGAAGGGAAAGCAAAACCTGATTATGCAAAAGCAGTTGATATATGTACAAAATCAGCACAGAAAGAAATGCTTCTTCCTTCAATATTAACAGTCCTTCTTCCTATAATTGTTGGAATTTTACTTGGAGTTGATGGAGTAGTTGGACTTCTTGTAGGTGCTTTAACAAGTGGATTTGCTGTTGCTATAATGATGGCAAATTCAGGTGCATCCTGGGATAATGCAAAAAAATATATTGAAAAAGGAAATTTTGGTGGAAAGGGAACAGATGTTCATAAAGCATCTGTTACAGGAGATACAGTTGGAGACCCGTTTAAGGATACAGCAGGACCTTCTTTAAATATTCTTATAAAATTAATTTCAATTGTTTCAATTGTTTTTGCTGGATTTATAGTTAAAAACTCAATATTTAAATGA
- the pth gene encoding aminoacyl-tRNA hydrolase, producing the protein MIFVGLGNPGKEYSETRHNVGFKVVDRLKKSGRVIEIYKKKLFNGWKVEIEGKEIIILKPKTYMNESGKAVKIALDFFNEKVENLFLIHDELDIEIGKIKIIKDKGPGGHKGVISVMENIQSKDFVRIRVGIRGEKIETSYIDYVLSPFLPEEKEIIEKAIDKSVDAIKEILRSNLEKAMSLYNN; encoded by the coding sequence ATGATTTTTGTTGGACTTGGTAATCCTGGAAAAGAATATTCTGAAACAAGACATAATGTTGGTTTTAAAGTTGTTGATAGATTAAAAAAAAGTGGAAGAGTTATTGAGATTTATAAGAAAAAACTTTTTAATGGCTGGAAAGTTGAAATTGAAGGCAAGGAAATAATAATTTTAAAGCCAAAAACATATATGAATGAAAGCGGAAAAGCAGTAAAAATTGCTCTTGACTTTTTTAATGAAAAAGTAGAAAATCTATTTCTTATTCATGATGAACTTGATATAGAAATTGGGAAAATAAAAATAATAAAGGATAAAGGACCAGGAGGACATAAAGGAGTGATTTCTGTTATGGAAAATATACAGAGTAAAGATTTTGTTAGAATAAGAGTAGGAATAAGAGGAGAAAAAATAGAAACAAGTTATATTGATTATGTTTTATCTCCGTTTTTACCAGAGGAAAAAGAGATTATAGAAAAAGCAATAGATAAATCTGTGGATGCAATAAAGGAAATATTAAGAAGTAACTTGGAAAAGGCAATGAGTTTATATAATAACTGA
- a CDS encoding 50S ribosomal protein L25, which yields MEKVVFVAEIREGKGKGTARKLRSKGYIPGILYGPDTEPVPIKLEKKSSEKIILHLTSHNIMAEMKLKKNGQEETIQVVLKDIQTDPIKDEIIHLDFYKLSSERPVIMEIPVIIKGKSIGEEKGGILEHELREIKVEGLPGNIPENIEIDIKDLDFGHAILVKDIKMPEGVKILEDENRVVVTVLKPKEEKVEEVKVEETVEEPKVISQEKVEERRREKEEAQKEESQK from the coding sequence ATGGAAAAAGTAGTTTTTGTGGCAGAAATAAGAGAAGGAAAAGGTAAAGGAACTGCGAGAAAATTAAGAAGTAAAGGATATATTCCCGGTATTTTATATGGACCTGATACAGAACCTGTCCCTATAAAACTTGAAAAAAAATCAAGTGAGAAAATAATTTTACATTTAACATCCCACAACATTATGGCTGAAATGAAACTTAAAAAAAATGGACAGGAAGAGACAATTCAGGTTGTTTTAAAAGATATACAGACAGACCCTATAAAAGACGAAATAATTCATCTTGACTTTTACAAATTGAGTTCAGAAAGGCCTGTTATTATGGAAATCCCGGTTATTATAAAAGGAAAATCAATTGGAGAAGAAAAAGGTGGAATACTTGAACATGAATTGAGAGAAATAAAAGTTGAAGGACTTCCAGGAAATATTCCTGAAAATATAGAAATTGATATAAAAGACCTTGATTTCGGACATGCAATTTTAGTTAAAGATATAAAAATGCCTGAAGGAGTTAAAATTCTTGAAGATGAAAACAGAGTTGTAGTTACGGTTCTGAAACCAAAAGAAGAAAAAGTAGAAGAAGTTAAAGTTGAAGAGACAGTAGAAGAACCAAAGGTAATTTCACAGGAAAAAGTTGAAGAAAGAAGAAGAGAAAAAGAAGAAGCACAGAAAGAAGAAAGTCAGAAATGA